A window of the Corallococcus soli genome harbors these coding sequences:
- a CDS encoding acyl-CoA dehydrogenase family protein, giving the protein MKDVLRFLLTEAPDSPSLDSVDAWWRRHLTVLPRFPLPADLALASGFRTDRLGYAFASGYHAALRSLFPQLPADRRVALCATESGGGHPNAIGTTLTPSGAGWKLDGVKTYVTLGPYAELLLVVATEGRDAQGRNRLRMVVVDAKKPGVQVEPLPPLDFVPEVPHAALRLEGVTVAPEDVLPGDGYTRYLRPFRTVEDCHVNLAVLGWLLKVGRRCGWPVTLREELVAVAVLMRALSQEDPSDPGVHVALGGALAQLHRAMERCETAWEGVDVETREKWQRDRHLLDLAAKVRGKRLESARQKLAGGTGGD; this is encoded by the coding sequence GTGAAAGACGTCCTGCGCTTCCTGCTCACCGAAGCCCCCGACTCTCCCTCGCTCGACTCGGTGGACGCCTGGTGGCGAAGGCACCTCACGGTGCTGCCGCGCTTCCCGCTCCCCGCCGACCTGGCGCTCGCGAGCGGGTTCCGGACGGACCGGCTGGGGTACGCGTTCGCCTCCGGCTACCACGCCGCGCTGCGCTCGCTCTTCCCCCAGCTCCCCGCGGACCGCCGCGTCGCGCTCTGCGCCACCGAGTCCGGCGGAGGCCACCCCAACGCCATCGGGACGACGCTCACGCCCTCCGGCGCGGGGTGGAAGCTGGACGGGGTGAAGACCTACGTCACCCTGGGCCCGTACGCGGAGCTGCTGCTGGTGGTGGCCACCGAGGGCCGCGACGCGCAGGGGCGCAACCGCCTGCGCATGGTGGTGGTGGACGCGAAGAAGCCGGGCGTCCAGGTGGAGCCGCTGCCCCCGCTGGACTTCGTGCCGGAGGTGCCCCACGCGGCGCTGCGGCTGGAGGGCGTCACCGTGGCCCCGGAGGACGTGCTGCCCGGGGACGGGTACACGCGCTACCTGCGGCCGTTCCGCACCGTGGAGGACTGCCACGTCAACCTGGCCGTGCTGGGCTGGCTCCTGAAGGTGGGCCGGCGGTGCGGCTGGCCGGTGACGCTGCGCGAGGAGCTGGTCGCCGTCGCGGTGCTGATGCGGGCCCTGTCGCAGGAGGACCCCAGCGACCCGGGCGTGCACGTGGCGCTGGGCGGTGCGCTCGCGCAGCTGCACCGCGCGATGGAGCGCTGCGAGACGGCCTGGGAGGGGGTGGACGTGGAGACGCGCGAGAAGTGGCAGCGCGACCGGCACCTGCTGGACCTGGCCGCGAAGGTGCGCGGGAAGCGCCTGGAGTCCGCGCGGCAGAAGCTTGCCGGGGGCACGGGCGGGGATTGA
- a CDS encoding SET domain-containing protein, producing MTSPSFQPTPSIPFELRQSPIQGLGAFATRRIRKGARIIEYIGERITQAQADTRYDDESMERHHTFLFNLDDDTVLDAGTLHNESRYINHSCEPNCQSLIDKGHIHIYALRAIEPGEELTYDYAYERTPEMGDDAEGLYVCRCGTPSCRGTILAPEKKAPARRKKPASKAKAPSKSKAASKSKTSSKVASKPASKAKSSSKAASKSKSRKTSPSKSAAGPQRGTQRAKSTKSAVRGRRAAS from the coding sequence ATGACTTCTCCATCCTTCCAGCCGACCCCGTCGATTCCCTTCGAGCTGCGCCAGTCCCCCATCCAGGGACTCGGAGCCTTCGCCACCCGCCGCATCCGCAAGGGCGCGCGCATCATCGAGTACATCGGTGAGCGCATCACCCAGGCCCAGGCGGACACGCGCTACGACGACGAGTCGATGGAGCGCCACCACACCTTCCTCTTCAACCTGGACGACGACACGGTGCTGGACGCGGGCACGCTGCACAACGAGTCGCGCTACATCAACCACTCGTGCGAGCCCAACTGCCAGTCGCTCATCGACAAGGGCCACATCCACATCTACGCGCTGCGCGCCATCGAACCGGGCGAGGAGCTGACGTACGACTACGCCTACGAGCGCACGCCGGAGATGGGCGACGACGCCGAGGGGCTCTACGTCTGCCGCTGTGGCACGCCCTCGTGCCGTGGCACCATCCTCGCCCCGGAGAAGAAGGCCCCCGCGCGCCGCAAGAAGCCCGCGAGCAAGGCCAAGGCCCCGTCGAAGTCCAAGGCCGCCTCGAAGTCCAAGACGTCCTCCAAGGTCGCTTCGAAGCCCGCCTCGAAGGCCAAGTCGTCCTCCAAGGCCGCCTCGAAGTCGAAGTCCCGGAAGACCTCTCCGTCGAAGTCCGCCGCGGGCCCGCAGCGGGGCACCCAGCGCGCGAAGAGCACGAAGAGCGCGGTCCGGGGCCGCCGCGCGGCGAGCTGA
- a CDS encoding DUF423 domain-containing protein, which produces MMRWWLVVGAVNAFLSVGAGAFGAHALRARLPQDLQVVFETGARYHMYHALALVAVGLLGVTRPSPLLSAAGWAMLAGIVLFSGSLYALALSGVRVLGAVTPLGGLGFLAGWVLFAVAAWRTAP; this is translated from the coding sequence ATCATGCGGTGGTGGCTCGTGGTGGGAGCGGTGAACGCTTTCCTGTCCGTGGGGGCGGGAGCCTTCGGGGCGCATGCGTTGCGCGCCCGACTGCCCCAGGACCTTCAGGTCGTCTTCGAAACCGGCGCGCGCTACCACATGTACCACGCGCTCGCGCTGGTGGCGGTGGGGCTGCTGGGCGTCACGCGCCCCTCGCCGCTGCTGTCCGCCGCCGGGTGGGCGATGCTCGCGGGCATCGTCCTCTTCTCCGGCAGCCTCTACGCGCTCGCCCTCTCCGGGGTGCGCGTGCTGGGCGCCGTCACCCCGCTGGGCGGCCTGGGCTTCCTCGCGGGCTGGGTCCTCTTCGCCGTGGCCGCGTGGCGGACCGCGCCGTGA
- the mug gene encoding G/U mismatch-specific DNA glycosylase — protein sequence MKTLHRPTKDELFAATGRTVPDLLAPGMRVLFCGINPSLYSAVVGVHFARPGNRFWPAMHLAGFTPRRFLPSEQGEMKALGLGITNVVDRATASADQLEAQEYVEGRRSLERKVKRYRPSFLAVLGLGAYRSAFARPKARFGRQEETLGDTRLWVLPNPSGLNASYQLPDLARLFGELRRAVDAG from the coding sequence ATGAAGACGCTCCACCGACCCACGAAGGACGAGCTGTTCGCCGCCACCGGCCGCACCGTGCCGGACCTGCTGGCCCCGGGCATGCGGGTGCTCTTCTGCGGCATCAACCCCAGCCTCTACTCCGCGGTGGTGGGGGTGCACTTCGCGCGGCCGGGCAACCGCTTCTGGCCCGCGATGCACTTGGCCGGCTTCACCCCGCGCCGGTTCCTGCCGTCCGAACAGGGCGAGATGAAGGCGCTCGGCCTGGGCATCACCAACGTGGTGGACCGGGCCACGGCGTCCGCGGACCAGTTGGAGGCCCAGGAGTACGTGGAGGGGCGCAGGAGCCTGGAGCGCAAGGTGAAGCGCTACCGCCCGTCCTTCCTCGCGGTGCTGGGCCTGGGCGCGTACCGGAGCGCCTTCGCCAGGCCCAAGGCGCGCTTCGGCCGCCAGGAGGAGACGCTGGGGGACACGCGGCTGTGGGTGCTGCCCAACCCGAGCGGCCTCAACGCCAGCTACCAGCTCCCGGACCTGGCGCGGCTGTTCGGAGAGCTGCGCCGCGCGGTGGACGCGGGCTGA
- a CDS encoding 3'(2'),5'-bisphosphate nucleotidase CysQ family protein, with translation MPALALELEVARRIARQAGDILLRVYATDFSVTQKSGGAGPVTLADERANAFLVGELRKAFPGDGVVAEENEDASDAKRFERCWYVDPLDGTQEFVNRNGEFAVHVGLAVEGRPALGVVYRAVGDVLYSGVVGEQGFVEDPQGRRALRVSDVADPAALRLVVSRSHRSKVTDGVVKRLGITREAESGSVGLKCGLLAEARCDLYVHASDKSYRWDNCAPEAVLRSAGGVLTDLAGVPYRYDGSELQNRRGLLACNAAAFDQVLPVVSRVAREAGLLK, from the coding sequence ATGCCCGCCCTCGCCCTTGAGCTCGAAGTGGCCCGGCGCATCGCGCGTCAGGCTGGTGACATCCTCCTGCGGGTCTACGCCACCGACTTCTCCGTCACGCAGAAGTCTGGCGGGGCGGGGCCCGTCACCCTGGCCGACGAGCGCGCCAACGCCTTCCTCGTGGGCGAACTGCGCAAGGCCTTCCCGGGCGACGGCGTGGTCGCGGAGGAGAACGAGGACGCGTCCGACGCGAAGCGCTTCGAGCGCTGCTGGTACGTGGATCCGCTCGACGGCACGCAGGAGTTCGTGAACCGCAACGGCGAGTTCGCCGTCCACGTCGGGCTCGCGGTGGAGGGCAGGCCGGCGCTGGGCGTCGTCTACCGCGCCGTCGGGGACGTGCTCTATTCGGGCGTCGTCGGCGAGCAGGGCTTCGTGGAGGACCCCCAGGGCCGCCGCGCGCTGCGGGTGTCGGACGTGGCGGATCCGGCCGCGCTGCGGCTCGTGGTGTCGCGCTCGCACCGCTCGAAGGTGACGGATGGGGTGGTGAAGCGGCTGGGCATCACCCGCGAGGCGGAGTCCGGCTCCGTGGGCCTCAAGTGCGGCCTGCTGGCCGAGGCCCGCTGCGACCTCTACGTGCACGCCAGCGACAAGAGCTACCGCTGGGACAACTGCGCGCCAGAGGCCGTCCTGCGCTCCGCGGGCGGCGTCCTCACGGACCTGGCCGGCGTGCCGTACCGCTACGACGGCTCCGAGCTCCAGAACCGCCGGGGCCTGCTCGCGTGCAACGCCGCCGCCTTCGACCAGGTGCTGCCCGTCGTCTCGCGGGTGGCCCGCGAGGCCGGCCTCTTGAAGTGA
- a CDS encoding GNAT family N-acetyltransferase: MPVVIRPAKALDEPALGRMGAALARQHHGFDAQRFMVPDDVESGYRWWLGKEARRPGEAVVLVAELDGEVVGYCYGRLEGVDWNMLLDKHGALHDIWVEAKARGTGTGRLLAEAMVQRLTELGAPRVVLSTAAKNEAARRLFERLGWRPTMVEMTRETPPRS; the protein is encoded by the coding sequence ATGCCCGTCGTCATCCGTCCCGCGAAGGCCCTGGACGAACCCGCGCTGGGCCGCATGGGCGCGGCGCTCGCGCGCCAGCACCACGGCTTCGACGCGCAGCGCTTCATGGTCCCCGACGACGTGGAGTCCGGCTACCGCTGGTGGCTGGGCAAGGAGGCGCGCCGCCCCGGCGAGGCCGTGGTGCTGGTGGCCGAGCTGGACGGCGAGGTCGTGGGCTACTGCTACGGCCGGCTGGAGGGCGTGGATTGGAACATGCTCCTCGACAAGCACGGCGCCCTGCACGACATCTGGGTGGAGGCGAAGGCGCGCGGCACCGGCACCGGCCGGCTGCTCGCGGAGGCCATGGTGCAGCGCCTCACGGAGCTGGGGGCGCCCCGCGTCGTGCTCTCCACCGCCGCGAAGAACGAAGCCGCGCGGCGCCTGTTCGAACGGCTGGGCTGGCGTCCCACCATGGTCGAGATGACCCGTGAAACGCCGCCCCGCTCATAG
- a CDS encoding glutamine--tRNA ligase/YqeY domain fusion protein: MTTTNETQGLNFLQEVIEEDRRTGKHGGRVHTRFPPEPNGYLHIGHAKAIVLNFGLAQQYGGKCNLRLDDTNPLTEDTDYVESIQRDVRWLGFDWDDRRFFASDYFDRLYAFAEQLISQGQAYVCSLSPEEISAYRGDFTTPGRDSPYRTRTVEENLDLFRRMRAGEFPDGKHTLRAKIDMTSPNPVLRDPPIYRIRKAHHHRTGDKWCIYPLYDFAHCLSDAIEGITHSVCTLEFENRRVLYDWIVNALIKGDRPYQYEFARLNLTYAVMSKRKLLQMVTERLVSGWDDPRMLTISGLRRRGYTPASLRDFAKRIGVSKSDSLIDMGVLELSIRDDLNETAPRAMAVLRPLKVVVENYPEGQTEELEVANHPKKAELGTRKVPFTRELYIEADDFQEVPEKGFFRLAPGKEVRLRSAYFIKCEQVIKDAAGNVTELRCSYDPATRGGDSPDGRKVKGTLHWVPGTAPVAQVRLYDRLFSVEQPDRDKEKDFKAFINPASLEVVSDARVEPSLAQANPGDRFQFERLGYFCADAVDSKPGAPVFNRTVTLKDSWVKEQKK; encoded by the coding sequence ATGACGACCACGAACGAGACGCAGGGCCTCAACTTCCTCCAGGAGGTCATCGAGGAGGACCGGCGGACCGGCAAGCACGGCGGTCGCGTCCACACCCGCTTTCCGCCCGAGCCCAACGGCTACCTCCACATCGGCCACGCGAAGGCCATCGTGCTGAACTTCGGGCTGGCGCAGCAGTACGGCGGCAAGTGCAACCTGCGCCTCGACGACACCAACCCGCTCACCGAGGACACCGACTACGTGGAGTCCATCCAGCGCGACGTGCGCTGGCTCGGGTTCGACTGGGACGACCGGCGCTTCTTCGCGTCCGACTACTTCGACCGGCTCTACGCCTTCGCCGAGCAGCTCATCTCCCAGGGCCAGGCCTACGTGTGCAGCCTGTCGCCGGAGGAGATCAGCGCGTACCGCGGTGACTTCACCACGCCGGGCCGGGACAGCCCGTACCGCACGCGCACGGTGGAGGAGAACCTGGACCTGTTCCGCCGGATGAGGGCGGGCGAGTTCCCGGACGGCAAGCACACGCTGCGCGCGAAGATCGACATGACCTCGCCCAACCCCGTGCTGCGCGATCCGCCCATCTACCGCATCCGCAAGGCGCACCACCACCGCACGGGCGACAAGTGGTGCATCTACCCGCTCTACGACTTCGCGCACTGCCTGTCGGACGCCATCGAGGGCATCACCCATTCGGTGTGCACGCTGGAGTTCGAGAACCGGCGCGTGCTGTACGACTGGATCGTCAACGCGCTCATCAAGGGCGACCGGCCCTACCAGTACGAGTTCGCGCGGCTGAACCTCACCTACGCGGTGATGAGCAAGCGCAAGCTGCTCCAGATGGTGACGGAGCGGCTGGTGTCCGGCTGGGACGACCCGCGCATGCTGACCATCAGCGGCCTGCGCCGCCGGGGCTACACGCCCGCGTCGCTGCGCGACTTCGCCAAGCGCATCGGCGTGAGCAAGTCCGACAGCCTCATCGACATGGGCGTGCTGGAGCTGTCCATCCGGGACGACCTGAACGAAACGGCGCCGCGCGCCATGGCGGTGCTGCGTCCGCTCAAGGTCGTGGTGGAGAACTACCCGGAGGGGCAGACCGAGGAGCTGGAGGTCGCCAACCACCCGAAGAAGGCGGAGCTGGGCACGCGCAAGGTGCCCTTCACGCGCGAGCTGTACATCGAGGCGGACGACTTCCAGGAGGTGCCGGAGAAGGGCTTCTTCCGCCTGGCGCCGGGCAAGGAGGTGCGCCTGCGCTCCGCGTACTTCATCAAGTGCGAGCAGGTCATCAAGGACGCCGCCGGCAACGTCACGGAGCTGCGCTGCTCGTATGATCCGGCCACGCGCGGCGGGGACTCGCCGGACGGCCGCAAGGTGAAGGGCACGCTGCACTGGGTGCCGGGCACCGCGCCCGTCGCGCAGGTGCGGCTGTACGACCGGCTCTTCTCCGTGGAGCAGCCGGACCGGGACAAGGAGAAGGACTTCAAGGCGTTCATCAACCCGGCCAGCCTGGAGGTCGTGTCGGATGCGCGCGTGGAGCCGTCGCTCGCGCAGGCGAACCCCGGGGACCGCTTCCAGTTCGAGCGCCTGGGGTACTTCTGCGCGGACGCGGTGGACTCGAAGCCGGGCGCGCCCGTCTTCAACCGCACGGTGACGCTGAAGGACTCGTGGGTGAAGGAGCAGAAGAAGTAG
- a CDS encoding glycosyltransferase has translation MTASALEPGRRRVLFTLVFMGTGGIERSVCNVLAGLDRERFEPSLFFHHGPPPPDTRDRIPADVPISWGVGVEAYRRWELPRMLWKLFNEARKADIIVSGQEGRAALLARMAGAMLGKPVLGMVHFDWGAFHREQPRRQLWGLKVLYPGMDRIVACGYDSAKAFAELVNVERERLEVIPNFVDAARIRAEADAPLPPWAEAVFRKPVVIAVGRLEPQKSFDVLIRAHARMQAAGADTHLLILGVGSLQEELKALVKELGLESSVFMPGFADNPHALMKRATAFALSSRFEGLPMVLLEALALGCPIVSTDCPSGPAEALDGGRAGVLVPLGDDAAMADALGRLVKEPAWRDDLRARALVRAEELSSERALKAWESLLADV, from the coding sequence ATGACGGCCTCGGCACTGGAGCCCGGCAGGCGGCGTGTGTTGTTCACGCTCGTCTTCATGGGCACGGGCGGCATCGAGCGTTCGGTGTGCAACGTGCTGGCGGGGCTGGACCGGGAGCGGTTCGAGCCGTCGTTGTTCTTCCACCACGGGCCTCCGCCGCCGGACACGCGCGACCGCATCCCCGCGGACGTGCCCATCTCCTGGGGCGTGGGGGTGGAGGCGTACCGGCGCTGGGAGCTGCCCCGGATGCTCTGGAAGCTGTTCAACGAGGCGCGCAAGGCGGACATCATCGTCTCCGGGCAGGAGGGCCGCGCGGCGCTGCTGGCGCGGATGGCCGGGGCGATGCTGGGCAAGCCGGTGCTGGGGATGGTGCACTTCGACTGGGGGGCCTTCCACCGCGAGCAGCCGCGCCGGCAGCTCTGGGGGCTGAAGGTGCTCTACCCGGGCATGGACCGCATCGTGGCGTGTGGCTACGACTCCGCGAAGGCGTTCGCGGAGCTGGTGAACGTGGAGCGGGAGCGGCTGGAGGTCATCCCCAACTTCGTGGACGCGGCGCGGATCCGCGCTGAAGCGGACGCCCCGCTGCCGCCGTGGGCGGAGGCCGTGTTCCGCAAGCCGGTGGTCATCGCCGTGGGGCGTCTGGAGCCGCAGAAGTCCTTCGACGTGCTCATCCGCGCGCATGCCCGGATGCAGGCGGCCGGGGCGGACACGCACCTGCTCATCCTGGGGGTGGGGTCGCTGCAGGAGGAGCTGAAGGCGCTGGTGAAGGAGCTGGGCCTGGAGTCGTCGGTGTTCATGCCCGGCTTCGCGGACAACCCGCATGCGCTGATGAAGCGGGCGACGGCGTTCGCGCTGTCCTCGCGCTTCGAGGGCCTGCCCATGGTGCTGCTGGAGGCGCTCGCGCTGGGCTGCCCCATCGTCAGCACGGACTGTCCGTCCGGTCCCGCCGAGGCGCTGGACGGGGGGCGGGCAGGGGTGCTGGTGCCGCTGGGGGACGACGCGGCCATGGCGGACGCCCTGGGGCGGCTGGTGAAGGAGCCGGCCTGGCGGGACGACCTGCGGGCAAGGGCCCTGGTCCGGGCGGAGGAGCTGTCCTCCGAGCGGGCCCTCAAGGCCTGGGAATCGTTGCTCGCGGACGTCTGA
- a CDS encoding alpha/beta hydrolase: MKTTPRPFRPVRILAFALAGVLALAAFIALRHVRAAHAVLHPARQALKPLGAATLAARTDVALRTRDGLTLRGWYVPSRNRAAVVVMHGFAENRTQMLFEAEALSRAGYGVLLFDSRGHGESDGELVTWGDREREDLRAAVDFVAARADVEPSRLGVLGFSMGGTTAMLGALEDARLKAVAAAGAYPSLVADTRYSYGRWGPLSVLPVLWTMRLSGVDVDAVDPMARLCELKGRPLLLINGDVDAYAPAFLQDALFQAACEPKAYWVVPGAHHGEYAAKAPAEYERRLRAFFDAALLGGP; the protein is encoded by the coding sequence GTGAAGACGACCCCACGCCCCTTCCGCCCTGTCCGGATCCTCGCGTTCGCCCTGGCGGGTGTCCTCGCGCTGGCCGCCTTCATCGCGCTGCGCCACGTCCGCGCGGCCCACGCCGTGCTGCACCCCGCGCGGCAGGCCCTGAAGCCGCTGGGGGCCGCGACGCTCGCGGCGCGCACGGACGTGGCGCTGCGCACGCGCGACGGGCTGACGCTGCGAGGCTGGTACGTGCCGTCGCGCAACCGCGCCGCGGTGGTGGTGATGCACGGCTTCGCGGAGAACCGCACGCAGATGCTCTTCGAAGCGGAGGCGCTGTCGCGCGCGGGCTACGGCGTGCTGCTCTTCGACTCGCGCGGCCATGGGGAGAGCGACGGCGAGCTCGTCACCTGGGGCGACCGCGAGCGGGAGGACCTGCGCGCGGCGGTGGACTTCGTGGCAGCGCGCGCGGACGTGGAGCCCTCGCGGCTGGGCGTGCTGGGCTTCTCCATGGGCGGCACCACCGCGATGCTGGGGGCGCTGGAGGACGCGCGCCTCAAGGCGGTGGCCGCGGCGGGCGCGTATCCGTCGCTGGTCGCGGACACGCGCTACAGCTACGGCCGCTGGGGCCCGCTGAGCGTGCTGCCGGTGCTCTGGACGATGCGCCTGTCCGGCGTGGACGTGGACGCGGTGGACCCCATGGCGCGCCTGTGCGAGCTGAAGGGCCGACCGCTGCTGCTGATCAACGGCGACGTGGACGCGTACGCGCCCGCGTTCCTCCAGGACGCGCTGTTCCAGGCCGCGTGCGAACCCAAGGCGTACTGGGTCGTGCCAGGGGCGCACCACGGCGAGTACGCCGCGAAGGCGCCAGCGGAGTACGAGCGCCGCCTGCGCGCCTTCTTCGACGCGGCGCTGCTCGGCGGCCCCTGA
- a CDS encoding arginyltransferase — translation MALLLAHEIETPRPCSYLPGREASLETLLMRNVTPREYEHLLVRGWRRFGPQYFRPACVSCQECVSLRVSVEDFRPNRSQRRARAACAHLRVEVGPPRVDEERLALYRAWHAEREQVREWDASELGAREYSLQFAFPHPSAREVAWYDDSDPAGPKLVGLGLCDEMPRAWSAVYFFYDPAFSRLSLGKASVLFQVELARERGIPYVYLGYRVLACDSLRYKAAFRPHELLEGRPAMDEPPHWRTAPESPDTP, via the coding sequence ATGGCGCTCCTGTTGGCACACGAAATCGAAACACCGCGTCCGTGCAGCTATCTGCCGGGGCGGGAGGCGTCCCTGGAGACGCTGTTGATGCGCAACGTCACGCCCCGGGAATACGAGCACCTGCTCGTGCGGGGGTGGCGCCGCTTCGGTCCGCAGTACTTCCGGCCCGCGTGCGTGTCGTGCCAGGAGTGCGTGTCCCTGCGGGTGTCGGTGGAGGACTTCCGGCCCAACCGCAGCCAGCGCCGGGCCCGGGCCGCGTGCGCGCACCTGCGCGTGGAGGTGGGGCCGCCGCGCGTGGACGAGGAGCGGCTGGCGCTCTACCGCGCCTGGCACGCGGAGCGGGAGCAGGTGCGTGAGTGGGACGCGTCGGAGCTGGGGGCGCGCGAGTACTCGCTCCAGTTCGCCTTCCCGCACCCGTCCGCGCGCGAGGTGGCTTGGTACGACGACAGCGACCCGGCGGGCCCGAAGCTGGTGGGCCTGGGCCTGTGTGACGAGATGCCGCGCGCGTGGAGCGCGGTGTACTTCTTCTATGACCCTGCCTTCTCGCGGCTGTCGCTGGGCAAGGCGAGCGTGCTGTTCCAGGTGGAGCTGGCGCGCGAGCGGGGCATCCCGTACGTGTACCTGGGCTACCGCGTGCTCGCGTGTGATTCGCTGCGCTACAAGGCCGCCTTCCGCCCGCACGAATTGCTGGAGGGCCGGCCCGCGATGGATGAGCCCCCGCACTGGCGGACCGCGCCGGAGTCTCCCGACACGCCCTGA
- a CDS encoding glycosyltransferase family 2 protein, with amino-acid sequence MSQIDVSVVMPTYKREKEVVEAIHSALRQEGVQVEVLVLDDSPEGTAREAVEGLGDARVRYFKQEVPSKGRPALVRNHGATLARGRYLHFLDDDDLLAEGALKAMVSALDARPDAGVAVGWVVPFSEDPEWLEDKSSYFERVAKVGATTPNSAWTVAHILFLGTLYVNSACMVRRDHFQPLGGFDPNIPVYEDVDFYMRGIRRYGHVYVNRPILNYRVGRPSLMHDLGKKGEKVEKSVAESNAIIHNKYRREYGELEYRLLQLATRALKKRFGLTRYLPLKLPRAS; translated from the coding sequence ATGTCCCAGATTGACGTCTCGGTGGTGATGCCGACGTACAAGCGCGAGAAGGAAGTGGTGGAAGCCATCCACTCCGCGCTGCGTCAGGAAGGCGTCCAGGTGGAGGTGCTGGTGCTGGACGACTCGCCCGAGGGCACCGCGCGCGAAGCGGTGGAGGGCCTGGGCGATGCGCGCGTGCGCTACTTCAAGCAGGAGGTGCCGTCCAAGGGCCGCCCCGCGCTGGTGCGCAACCACGGCGCCACGCTGGCCCGGGGCCGCTACCTGCACTTCCTGGACGACGACGACCTGCTGGCCGAAGGGGCCCTGAAGGCGATGGTGTCCGCGCTGGACGCGCGGCCGGACGCGGGCGTGGCGGTGGGCTGGGTGGTGCCCTTCAGCGAGGACCCCGAGTGGCTGGAGGACAAGAGCAGCTACTTCGAGCGCGTCGCGAAGGTGGGCGCCACCACGCCCAACAGCGCGTGGACGGTGGCGCACATCCTGTTCCTGGGCACGCTGTACGTGAACTCCGCGTGCATGGTGCGCCGCGACCACTTCCAGCCCCTGGGCGGGTTCGATCCGAACATCCCCGTCTATGAGGACGTGGACTTCTACATGCGCGGCATCCGCCGCTACGGCCACGTCTACGTCAACCGCCCCATCCTCAACTACCGGGTGGGCAGGCCGTCGCTGATGCACGACCTGGGCAAGAAGGGCGAGAAGGTGGAGAAGTCCGTGGCGGAGTCCAACGCCATCATCCACAACAAGTACCGGCGGGAGTACGGCGAGCTGGAGTACCGGCTGCTGCAACTGGCCACGCGGGCGCTGAAGAAGCGCTTCGGGCTGACGCGCTACCTCCCCCTCAAGCTGCCCCGCGCCTCCTGA